A genomic stretch from Candidatus Brocadiia bacterium includes:
- a CDS encoding diguanylate cyclase: MQEDLAKLVYKDELTDLYNRRYLYSYLKEALQTVDSLKFISLMMMDIDFFKKVNDTYGHLEGDNLLKQFGEILKASAQKDEVPIRYAGDEFTVILPGKNKDEATKFAETLRLKVSDSVFNRREANAEPMKIGISIGIATAPEDGGQIEELIEEADKALYYSKRSGRNRVSQARSFSENAIDGRSIFNNFPCPKYIGRTQVVTEITEFIMDQAEGNNAFISLVGPSGIGKSRLMSELEKGGGNNFLGLKVSCSESDRRAPYKTIMALIKRTEMTFDMSSNKNATEQDRKKLFDDITAKILQVSSHRPLVLMIDEFQNIDDGSLEVINFLHESPKGRVVVVASIKDDIFNDIGKTAPAVSDLLVDLAATDKFKEIILAPLGPDEVSAMISTILPNRTAMPEFDRRMTEVTGGNPLFIEELIKSFIVKKYIKSKEGKWQVAMESIREPDWQIDLEQAIAANINIMESDTRQMVARATVVGKDLDLSVLAGVGHQAESETLDAIDKATRMRIIAPSEPGRSDKFTFVNQRVQDAVYRNIENAERQNIHKEVGEVTEKLYQDDPEKVAGMLAFHYEKGGQSEKATKFTQIAEDTATRTFQRGEAQAYYDHKHSIIRSRIPEASQLLNAEQMNAMKEVLRSLMTAGKNMRLYPEGSQLITMSTTALLRMMNKVLSEANVFTFSEAKSDLQVNTTSVDMKAFGSGASEFLALMKQHYIKSCTFRKGVTSTEVETFLRNLDDSKYKQYSAAGYWNKFLEEKSITNIGVTQRAFVATKDKAVSGVGIPTQEKVEITEQNAPQFRDFLRYFCAAVENIKLYPAGSQLTTDAVSSVNKALGVVFQNLSMLNFSVVEDNLLVNGTPGHARLLGTAALTMAMIIRDNDLKSILILKSVTPPELEKFLISLSNLSPERKVSVEEWSEMLSSQGVSGIKVGAISYSVANVRRGGAYKTPDQQPPAQMSTMAEPIFDSADDAPAVSGPRPQVQPREEDISAKIARLIKAAPERLMNDEIIALLEKMAQNDDTGYFDQLSGRIMQNMHNAKPELRSQSYSFYLQMLNKTKEKAHMLILGQGFNYILEGLAIEKENKVYPLITEAASRHCLFHLERGEYEPVIRIIGTVGRRRNDKPEMSGLTDAMRSKIEELFANIKGSPAFQSILNNFLGGDNARHDQSKEILLNMGTVILPELVQFLKITEEPGPREEIIAIMNLIGPESLHIFLHELRVAVDAGEPADIRRMVEVIPSIYASAAPEIQGGLEETMNILVQKEGIVRDAVFNTIRKMERVIALRMLAPFLADKDKKVVIEAIDTAASLGYTEISNTLISMFETASDAEIIKECCMALGKLKDEKAVPVLINMLKQKRFLGLFGGVSDDVRGACAWALGYFKNIEAQDALEDALNDRSPSVRSAARLGLKEAKKE; this comes from the coding sequence ATGCAAGAAGATTTAGCAAAACTCGTTTATAAGGATGAGTTGACCGACTTGTATAACCGTCGGTACTTGTATTCCTACCTCAAGGAAGCCCTCCAGACCGTGGATTCGCTTAAATTCATATCGTTGATGATGATGGACATAGACTTTTTCAAGAAGGTCAACGATACTTACGGCCATCTGGAAGGCGATAATCTTTTAAAGCAATTCGGCGAGATACTCAAGGCGTCGGCCCAGAAGGACGAGGTGCCCATCCGCTACGCCGGCGACGAGTTTACGGTCATCCTGCCGGGTAAAAACAAGGACGAGGCAACCAAGTTCGCGGAGACTCTTCGGCTGAAGGTAAGTGATTCCGTATTCAATCGGCGTGAAGCCAATGCCGAACCGATGAAAATCGGCATCAGCATCGGTATCGCCACGGCGCCCGAGGACGGCGGACAGATAGAGGAGCTGATAGAAGAAGCGGATAAGGCGCTTTATTATTCCAAGCGCTCCGGCCGGAACCGTGTTTCACAGGCCCGGTCTTTCTCCGAGAACGCCATTGACGGCCGTTCCATATTCAATAATTTCCCGTGTCCCAAATACATCGGCCGGACCCAGGTGGTAACCGAGATAACCGAGTTCATAATGGATCAGGCCGAAGGCAATAATGCTTTTATCTCGCTGGTCGGGCCGTCCGGAATCGGCAAGAGCCGGCTGATGTCCGAGCTGGAGAAGGGTGGCGGCAATAATTTCCTGGGGTTGAAGGTTAGCTGCTCCGAATCGGACCGGCGCGCGCCGTACAAAACGATAATGGCGCTTATCAAGCGGACCGAGATGACCTTTGATATGTCGTCGAACAAGAACGCCACCGAACAGGACCGGAAGAAGTTATTCGACGATATCACCGCCAAGATACTACAGGTTTCCAGCCACCGGCCGCTGGTATTGATGATTGATGAATTCCAGAATATAGACGACGGCTCGCTGGAAGTGATTAATTTCCTGCACGAATCGCCTAAAGGTCGGGTAGTGGTGGTGGCGTCAATCAAGGACGATATTTTTAACGATATCGGCAAAACGGCGCCGGCCGTGAGCGACCTTTTGGTGGATTTGGCCGCAACGGATAAGTTCAAAGAGATTATACTGGCGCCGCTTGGACCGGATGAGGTCAGCGCCATGATTTCGACTATCCTGCCTAACCGGACGGCGATGCCGGAGTTTGACCGGCGTATGACCGAGGTGACCGGCGGTAATCCGCTCTTTATCGAGGAACTGATAAAGAGTTTTATCGTCAAGAAATATATTAAGAGCAAAGAGGGCAAGTGGCAGGTGGCGATGGAATCTATCCGCGAGCCGGACTGGCAGATTGACCTGGAGCAGGCTATCGCGGCCAACATCAATATTATGGAATCCGATACCCGTCAGATGGTGGCCCGGGCTACCGTAGTCGGGAAGGATTTGGACCTGTCCGTTTTGGCCGGCGTGGGGCATCAGGCTGAGTCCGAAACTCTGGATGCCATCGACAAGGCGACAAGAATGAGAATCATCGCGCCGTCAGAACCGGGACGCAGCGATAAATTCACCTTTGTCAATCAGCGGGTGCAGGATGCTGTTTACCGGAATATCGAAAATGCCGAACGGCAGAATATCCATAAAGAAGTCGGTGAAGTCACCGAGAAGCTTTACCAGGATGACCCGGAAAAAGTGGCCGGCATGCTGGCTTTCCATTATGAAAAGGGCGGACAGAGCGAAAAGGCGACCAAGTTTACCCAGATAGCCGAAGACACCGCAACCAGGACCTTCCAGCGCGGGGAAGCTCAGGCGTATTACGACCATAAGCACAGCATCATCCGGTCGCGCATTCCTGAGGCGTCGCAACTGCTCAACGCCGAGCAGATGAACGCGATGAAAGAAGTCCTGCGCAGTTTAATGACGGCCGGCAAGAATATGAGGCTTTACCCGGAAGGCAGCCAGCTTATTACCATGTCCACAACCGCTTTACTGCGGATGATGAACAAGGTGCTGTCCGAGGCCAACGTCTTTACATTTTCTGAAGCCAAGAGTGATTTGCAGGTTAATACCACTTCGGTGGATATGAAGGCTTTCGGTTCGGGGGCGTCGGAATTCCTGGCTTTGATGAAACAGCACTATATAAAGAGTTGCACCTTCCGTAAGGGCGTGACCTCGACGGAGGTGGAAACATTCCTCAGGAATCTGGATGATTCAAAGTATAAGCAGTATTCGGCGGCCGGATACTGGAATAAATTCCTGGAGGAAAAATCCATTACAAATATAGGTGTTACCCAGCGGGCGTTTGTGGCAACGAAGGACAAGGCCGTTTCAGGCGTGGGAATACCGACCCAGGAAAAAGTGGAGATAACCGAGCAGAACGCGCCGCAGTTCCGTGATTTCCTTAGGTATTTTTGCGCGGCGGTGGAAAACATAAAACTTTATCCCGCAGGCAGCCAGTTGACTACCGATGCGGTTAGTTCGGTCAATAAAGCGCTGGGTGTTGTTTTTCAGAACCTGTCGATGCTGAATTTTTCCGTGGTTGAGGATAATTTGCTGGTCAACGGCACGCCGGGTCATGCCCGTTTGTTAGGCACAGCCGCGCTGACCATGGCCATGATTATCCGCGATAACGACCTCAAGAGCATCCTGATATTAAAATCGGTTACCCCGCCGGAGCTGGAGAAATTCTTAATCAGCCTGAGTAACCTGTCGCCGGAGCGCAAGGTTTCGGTGGAGGAGTGGTCGGAAATGCTCAGTAGTCAGGGCGTGTCCGGCATCAAGGTCGGCGCCATAAGTTATTCCGTGGCGAACGTTCGGCGCGGCGGCGCGTATAAGACTCCGGACCAGCAGCCGCCGGCGCAGATGTCGACCATGGCCGAGCCGATATTTGATTCGGCGGACGATGCTCCGGCTGTGTCCGGGCCGCGGCCGCAGGTTCAGCCCAGGGAAGAAGATATTTCCGCCAAGATAGCCCGCTTGATTAAGGCGGCGCCGGAGCGGTTGATGAATGACGAAATCATCGCCTTATTGGAAAAGATGGCTCAAAACGACGACACCGGCTATTTCGACCAGCTGTCCGGCCGGATTATGCAGAATATGCACAATGCCAAGCCGGAGCTGCGTTCGCAGTCATATTCTTTTTATCTGCAGATGCTTAACAAGACCAAGGAAAAGGCGCATATGCTGATTCTTGGGCAGGGTTTCAACTATATACTGGAGGGGCTGGCAATTGAGAAGGAGAACAAGGTTTATCCGTTGATTACGGAAGCGGCTTCGCGCCATTGCTTGTTCCATCTTGAGCGCGGCGAGTATGAGCCGGTTATCAGGATTATCGGGACTGTCGGACGGCGGCGTAATGATAAGCCGGAAATGAGCGGGTTGACCGACGCGATGCGGTCGAAGATAGAAGAATTATTTGCCAATATCAAGGGCAGTCCGGCATTCCAGAGTATTTTGAATAACTTCCTGGGCGGTGATAACGCACGTCACGACCAGAGCAAGGAGATTCTTCTTAATATGGGCACGGTGATTCTGCCCGAGTTGGTCCAATTCCTTAAAATCACCGAAGAGCCCGGGCCGCGCGAAGAGATTATCGCGATAATGAATTTAATCGGGCCGGAATCACTGCATATTTTCCTGCATGAACTCAGGGTGGCCGTTGATGCGGGCGAGCCGGCCGATATCAGGCGGATGGTCGAGGTTATTCCGTCGATATATGCTTCCGCGGCGCCGGAGATACAGGGCGGCCTGGAGGAAACGATGAATATCCTGGTGCAGAAGGAGGGGATTGTCCGGGATGCGGTCTTCAATACCATCAGGAAGATGGAAAGGGTAATTGCGCTCAGGATGTTGGCCCCGTTTTTAGCGGATAAGGATAAGAAAGTGGTTATCGAGGCGATAGATACTGCGGCTTCTTTGGGATACACTGAGATATCCAATACACTGATTTCCATGTTCGAAACCGCGTCTGATGCGGAAATTATAAAAGAGTGTTGTATGGCGCTGGGTAAGCTTAAAGATGAGAAAGCGGTTCCGGTGCTGATTAATATGCTCAAGCAAAAGCGTTTCCTAGGATTATTCGGCGGCGTCTCGGACGATGTTCGGGGTGCCTGCGCCTGGGCGCTGGGTTATTTTAAGAATATAGAAGCGCAGGATGCGCTCGAAGACGCACTCAACGACCGGAGTCCGTCCGTCCGTTCCGCCGCCCGCCTTGGCTTGAAAGAAGCCAAGAAAGAATAA
- a CDS encoding sulfite exporter TauE/SafE family protein yields MGITVLIIFGFLVGAIGTLAGIGGGIFIVPFLMLACGFTPQLAVGTGLLVVLCNSFSGTIAYAFQKQRIDYRTGVLFTVFVLPGVVLGSYALGILPENIFKPIFAVILIIIAVYQIIRKHSGSPESETDHPVKTGPGRYFLLAVVSCLTGIIAGFLGIGGGIIHIPVLIFLVGLNVHRATATSHFILFFTSLTAVIDNGIMGQIDYRTGLILGFGAILGAQAGAYISKRTRPRVIILMLSAVLILTALRMLVNL; encoded by the coding sequence ATGGGTATAACGGTGCTAATCATATTCGGATTCCTGGTCGGGGCAATCGGCACCCTGGCCGGCATCGGCGGCGGGATATTCATCGTGCCCTTCCTGATGCTGGCCTGCGGTTTTACGCCGCAACTGGCCGTCGGCACCGGACTGCTGGTGGTCCTGTGCAACTCATTTTCCGGAACAATCGCCTACGCATTCCAGAAACAACGGATAGACTACCGGACCGGCGTCTTATTCACCGTCTTCGTCCTGCCCGGCGTGGTGCTCGGCTCCTACGCGCTGGGCATACTGCCCGAGAATATATTCAAACCCATATTCGCGGTCATCCTGATAATCATCGCCGTGTATCAGATAATCCGGAAACACTCCGGTAGCCCGGAATCAGAAACAGACCATCCGGTCAAAACCGGTCCGGGCAGGTATTTCCTGCTGGCGGTTGTCTCCTGCCTGACCGGAATCATCGCCGGGTTCCTGGGAATAGGCGGAGGAATAATCCACATACCGGTGCTGATATTCCTGGTCGGGCTGAACGTGCACCGGGCCACGGCCACGTCGCACTTCATACTCTTCTTCACCTCATTAACCGCGGTGATAGACAACGGCATTATGGGGCAGATAGACTACCGGACCGGGCTGATACTGGGCTTTGGGGCCATACTGGGCGCACAGGCCGGAGCTTACATATCCAAACGCACCCGGCCCCGGGTCATCATCCTTATGCTGTCTGCCGTGCTCATCCTCACCGCGCTGAGGATGCTGGTGAACCTGTAG
- a CDS encoding HEAT repeat domain-containing protein: protein MFLRISIILTALLLLGAGVYPVATNTRQCRIKELLIQLLNEDEAVYGKAFNTLINLNVDHAIPELTKLLQDRNPKVRWLAVGILGGIGTKEAIPEITKLLSDPDEDVREAAQAALKELGAEVPGETK, encoded by the coding sequence ATGTTCCTGCGTATCAGCATAATATTAACCGCTCTACTTCTGCTCGGGGCCGGGGTCTATCCGGTCGCCACCAATACACGGCAATGCCGGATAAAAGAATTACTGATACAACTATTAAACGAAGATGAAGCTGTGTATGGAAAAGCTTTTAATACCTTGATTAACCTGAATGTCGACCATGCCATCCCGGAGCTCACTAAACTATTACAGGACAGAAATCCAAAAGTTCGTTGGTTGGCTGTTGGGATATTAGGTGGTATTGGTACCAAAGAAGCTATCCCCGAAATTACAAAGTTATTGTCAGACCCTGATGAAGATGTCCGCGAAGCGGCCCAGGCGGCGTTGAAGGAATTGGGAGCCGAGGTGCCGGGGGAAACCAAGTAA
- the atpD gene encoding F0F1 ATP synthase subunit beta: protein MTKNNSGRIISVQGPVVDVKFPPNVALPAIYELLECLAYDDRRVPLEVIEHSGTNVARCIALSPTHDVQRSAEVRPTGAPIKVPVGKTIFGRLMNVLGEPIDNRGPIVSDEYLPVRQPANLTVRVQHSSLKYELVETGIKIIDLLFPLLKGSKTGLLGGAGVGKTVLVLELIHNVVGKMGGVPIFTGVGERIREGNELYYEFLNAKMLDKVIMVFGQMNESPGARFEVAQTGVTMAEYFLGHGKDVLLFVDNVFRFVQAGSELSTLLGRTPSETGYQPTLLSEMSGFQERIRSTQNGSITSIQAVYIPADDLSDPAVVCTFGYLDSIVVLSRERVQGGFYPAIDPLASTSASLAPDIVGHRHYDVAQEVLRMLHKYEELKRIVAIIGLEEISKEDQLTYERARKLQNFLTQPFIVGELYTGKKGEYVQLEKTILGCERICSGELDKKAADSFYMIGAIQ, encoded by the coding sequence ATGACCAAGAATAATTCAGGCCGGATCATATCGGTCCAGGGCCCGGTAGTGGACGTCAAGTTCCCGCCCAACGTGGCGCTGCCGGCCATATATGAACTTTTGGAATGCCTGGCCTACGACGACCGGCGCGTGCCGCTCGAGGTCATCGAGCACAGCGGCACCAACGTGGCCCGGTGCATCGCTCTTTCGCCCACCCACGACGTCCAGCGCAGCGCCGAGGTCCGTCCGACCGGGGCGCCTATCAAGGTGCCGGTCGGCAAAACGATATTCGGCCGGCTGATGAACGTCCTGGGCGAGCCGATAGACAACCGCGGGCCCATCGTATCGGATGAATACCTGCCGGTCCGCCAGCCGGCCAACCTGACCGTCCGGGTCCAGCATTCCAGCCTGAAATACGAGCTGGTCGAAACCGGCATCAAGATTATAGACCTGCTCTTCCCGCTCCTCAAGGGAAGCAAGACCGGCCTGCTGGGCGGCGCCGGCGTGGGCAAGACCGTTCTGGTGCTGGAGCTGATACACAACGTCGTCGGCAAGATGGGCGGCGTGCCCATATTCACCGGAGTCGGCGAACGTATCCGCGAGGGTAACGAACTCTATTACGAATTCCTTAACGCCAAGATGCTTGACAAAGTCATCATGGTCTTCGGCCAGATGAACGAATCGCCCGGCGCCCGTTTCGAGGTCGCCCAGACCGGCGTGACCATGGCCGAATACTTCCTGGGCCACGGCAAAGACGTCCTGCTCTTCGTGGATAATGTTTTCCGGTTCGTCCAGGCCGGCTCGGAACTTTCGACTCTGCTGGGACGGACGCCATCCGAGACCGGCTACCAGCCGACGCTCCTGTCCGAGATGAGCGGCTTCCAGGAACGCATCCGCTCGACCCAGAACGGCTCCATTACCTCCATACAGGCCGTTTACATCCCGGCTGACGACCTATCCGACCCGGCCGTGGTCTGCACCTTCGGTTATCTGGATTCGATAGTCGTCCTCTCGCGCGAACGGGTCCAGGGCGGGTTCTATCCGGCCATTGACCCGCTGGCCTCTACCAGCGCCTCGCTCGCGCCCGATATCGTCGGGCACCGGCATTACGACGTCGCCCAGGAAGTGCTCCGGATGCTGCACAAATACGAAGAACTCAAGCGCATCGTGGCCATCATCGGCCTGGAAGAAATATCCAAGGAAGACCAGTTGACCTACGAACGGGCACGCAAGCTCCAGAACTTCCTGACCCAGCCGTTTATCGTCGGTGAACTCTATACCGGCAAAAAAGGCGAATACGTCCAGCTGGAAAAGACCATCCTCGGCTGTGAACGCATCTGCAGCGGCGAGCTGGACAAGAAAGCGGCCGACTCGTTCTATATGATAGGCGCCATCCAATAG
- a CDS encoding FoF1 ATP synthase subunit gamma gives MRTLSELNNDISFNREMNELMNILRQTAVIEFQALFNRRKGMGHFEKYVGLIQEFFKIEALKHNHHPLFTNPKNKVLVIFITTDMGFLGGLNTEIIETGLRQLTKRDEAHILVIGDKGYNYLEDFGKSFDYLGGISNEVRFNEAEKIRDYVYAFSIKNNIGRVIISYPRFISFSRQEIDMFTLIPCGYLFESQTEPGQEPKAPVTPRTAAPRVPYLFEPYLDKVIDYLIRTWVGLKIYDILWHSKLSEFSARAMHLDSSMDELKEMKKDIQRQYFKSKHEIADRTIRDIFGGRRMIINRKKNSK, from the coding sequence ATGAGAACGCTGTCGGAACTGAACAACGACATATCATTCAACCGCGAGATGAACGAGCTGATGAACATCCTGCGCCAGACCGCGGTCATAGAATTCCAGGCTTTGTTCAATCGGCGCAAGGGCATGGGGCATTTCGAGAAATACGTCGGGCTCATCCAGGAATTCTTTAAAATAGAGGCCCTTAAACATAATCATCACCCGCTGTTCACCAACCCGAAAAACAAGGTCCTGGTAATATTCATTACCACCGATATGGGATTCCTGGGCGGGCTGAACACCGAAATAATCGAAACCGGCCTGCGCCAGCTGACCAAGCGCGATGAAGCCCATATCCTGGTCATCGGCGACAAGGGATATAATTACCTCGAGGACTTCGGCAAATCTTTCGATTACCTGGGCGGTATTTCCAACGAGGTGCGTTTCAACGAAGCCGAAAAAATCCGTGATTATGTCTACGCCTTTTCCATTAAAAATAATATCGGGCGCGTGATTATTTCATACCCCAGGTTCATCTCGTTCTCCCGCCAGGAAATAGATATGTTCACCCTTATTCCCTGCGGTTATCTTTTCGAATCCCAAACCGAACCCGGACAGGAGCCGAAAGCCCCGGTTACGCCGCGAACCGCGGCGCCGCGGGTGCCTTACCTGTTCGAGCCGTATCTGGACAAGGTTATCGACTACCTGATCCGCACCTGGGTCGGACTGAAGATTTACGATATCCTTTGGCACAGCAAGTTATCGGAATTCTCGGCCCGGGCCATGCATCTTGACTCCTCGATGGACGAGCTCAAGGAGATGAAGAAGGACATCCAGCGCCAGTATTTCAAGAGCAAGCACGAAATCGCCGACCGGACCATCCGCGATATCTTCGGCGGGCGGCGTATGATTATCAACCGCAAAAAGAACAGTAAATAA